The genomic window CCGAATACTGCTCATTTCAACCTGAGGAGCCCAGCGGTTGTGGGTCCGAATCCACATGCGACCGAATAGAAGTCGGCCAGGTGTGCCTCGTAGTCGACGTGTAGCCACTCGACGTCTGTGGTCTGTAGATCCGACACTATGCGAGATACGAGTGAGGTCCCGACTCCTTGATGCTGAAACCGTGGCGCGACGGCGGTATCGAGAAGAAACGCATGTGCTCCCCCATCCCATACGGCGTGTACGAACCCACAGAGCTGCCCGTCGCTGAAGGCGCCGACCCAAGACTTGCTGTGTCGCTCCAGTCGAGACCGCCACGGGGCACATTCGTAGCGCCCACCGAACGCGTCGTGATGCAGCCGAGACAGCTCCGTGTCCACGACCGGAAAGCGGATCTGGAAGTCGATTGTCATGAGCAGGATTCTGTACCATCCTTTCAATGAATTCTGCTCATAGGCAACCGAGTTACGGTGTGCGTTTCGATTGGGGCCTGTCAGGCGCGCGCGCAGTTTCCGCGGGCTGTGACGTGGCGGTCGTGGTGGATGTTCTTTCCTTCACCACGACACTGAGTGTGGCGTTGGATGAAGGAATTGTGGTGTTGCCTTTCAGGGTCAGGGGTGAGGAAGCGGCCGCATACGCGGCTGAGCACGACGCTGTTCTTGCTGTGGGTCGGTCGGTGGCGCAGGGTGATCAGATCAGTTTGTCGTCGTCCACCATTCGCGATCGTGAGCACCAGCCGGAACGGCTTGTTCTCCCGTCGCCGAACGGGTCGACGATCAGCTACGAGGTTGCGGCATCGTCTACCGTCGTCGTTGGCGCCAGTCTGCGAAACGCTGACGCGGTGGGCGCGTGGATCTGTGCGGAGTATCCCGCGGGCGCCGTCGTCGCTGTGATCGCCGCCGGCGAACAATGGCCAGACGGTTCGCTGCGGCCGGCATTCGAGGATATTTGGGGCGCTGGCGCTGTCCTTACGGCAATGGCTGCTCACGGCTGGCAGGCAACGCAGTATTCGCCGGAATCCGAAGCCGCCGGATCGGCATGGACCAGCGCCGAACCGCGCATCACGGCACGACTCGAGGAGTCCGCAAGCGGCCGGGAGCTGATCGACGCTGGATATCCCTGCGACGTCGCCATTGCTGGGGAGGTGAACAGCACTCGCATCGTGCCTGTTCTTCGCAACGATCGGTTCGTCCCAGCCACGACCGTGCACAGCTAGGCCCACGGCTGCGCCCGGCGTCAACGCATCAGTTGGCCCACCAGGGACCGGGCGTACGACGGTTCGGTACACCAGCACGTGGCAATCTCCCACGCCAATCCGGCGCGACGTTCGAGGTCGTTCGTCGGTAGATCGAAAAGCGGCGCGTCAACCCGGGCTTCGTCCCAATCGATCAGCACGCATCGCCCTTCGGCGTCGATGAGCGCGTTCCGCGGGCCGCAGTCTCCATGGACGACAGACGAGGGGTGCGTGTCCATTGCTGATCGCCATGCATCGCGCAGCGCCTCGACGAGGTCGGTGGGCATTCTGGTCAGATCGACGT from Rhodococcus sp. P1Y includes these protein-coding regions:
- a CDS encoding 2-phosphosulfolactate phosphatase, with protein sequence MNSAHRQPSYGVRFDWGLSGARAVSAGCDVAVVVDVLSFTTTLSVALDEGIVVLPFRVRGEEAAAYAAEHDAVLAVGRSVAQGDQISLSSSTIRDREHQPERLVLPSPNGSTISYEVAASSTVVVGASLRNADAVGAWICAEYPAGAVVAVIAAGEQWPDGSLRPAFEDIWGAGAVLTAMAAHGWQATQYSPESEAAGSAWTSAEPRITARLEESASGRELIDAGYPCDVAIAGEVNSTRIVPVLRNDRFVPATTVHS
- a CDS encoding GNAT family N-acetyltransferase; the protein is MTIDFQIRFPVVDTELSRLHHDAFGGRYECAPWRSRLERHSKSWVGAFSDGQLCGFVHAVWDGGAHAFLLDTAVAPRFQHQGVGTSLVSRIVSDLQTTDVEWLHVDYEAHLADFYSVACGFGPTTAGLLRLK